The Setaria italica strain Yugu1 chromosome IX, Setaria_italica_v2.0, whole genome shotgun sequence genome has a window encoding:
- the LOC101780152 gene encoding sialyltransferase-like protein 2: MENPANLSSSFYFFSRTPNPFPSASSPAQDNRPLPPVARRPPPDLDAREGDRAATFRRCSCSSLRSRSSPSPFAAACSSPAARPNTTPAATRSSAGRRRERFPTCAVVGNSGILLGFGQGTQIDAHDLVVRLNNARVAGYAADVGAKTSLYSNILHRYAVRSAVTAGGCACHPSTTSPFPLLVTDARLDALCARIAKYYSMRRFVATTGEPANNWTRRHDRGTSTTGLWCAPPPGRAQTTTSSSP; this comes from the exons ATGGAGAACCCTGCAAACC TTTCTTCCTCGTTCTATTTCTTCTCCCGCACGCCCAATCCGTTTccgtccgcctcctcccccgcacAGGACAACCGTCCGCTGCCCCCGGtggctcgccgcccgccgccggatcTCGACGCGCGCGAAGGCGaccgcgccgccaccttccGCCGGTGCTCGTGCTCCTCCTTGCGCTCtcgctcctctccctcccctttcGCCGCCGCCTGTTCCTCCCCCGCGGCCCGTCCCAATActacgccggcggcgacgcgatcctccgcagggcggcggcgggagcggttcCCTACCTGCGCCGTCGTCGGGAACAGCGGCATCCTTCTCGGCTTCGGCCAGGGCACCCAGATCGACGCGCACGACCTCGTTGTCCGGCTCAACAACGCCCGCGTCGCGGGTTacgccgccgacgtcggcgCCAAGACCTCGCTCTACTCCAACATCCTCCACCGCTACGCCGTCCGCTCCGCTGTCACCGCCGGTGGCTGCGCCTGCCACCCCTCGACGACCTCCCCGTTCCCGCTCCTCGTCACCGACGCGCGCCTCGACGCGCTCTGCGCGCGCATCGCCAAGTATTACTCGATGCGGCGGTTCGTGGCCACGACCGGGGAGCCGGCGAACAACTGGACCCGGAGGCACGACAGAGGTACTTCCACTACTGGTCTGTGGTGCGCTCCGCCTCCAGGGAGAGCTCAGACGACGACGTCGAGTTCACCTTGA